One window of the Dreissena polymorpha isolate Duluth1 chromosome 5, UMN_Dpol_1.0, whole genome shotgun sequence genome contains the following:
- the LOC127880594 gene encoding uncharacterized protein LOC127880594 isoform X2, translating to MADFYCESCVKFYCGECVNMHNKLFTKHTPYGRGAMKKWPVAKKVEDFLLKCDIHKEESLKMYCDDHSELCCTNCAFLNHRLCQKVSLISDKVKGQSTDLQKLSVSIKTILEEIKKLQENQEASIQYVQSSYDEQLYTIQKTRQNINTALDTIEQKTLKEMKDTLTKLHASSKSDVDKCIRLRDELKQLRDAIQDISDKSKLELSFIATRKCKDKIQQSETYLKENSLLAKVSITFLPNREIIQYLSKLSGLGQIEHSTQTLMGQDNPNKVITVQGKSEHNVRISSDSTECIITAICILPDRKVLVVDNDNANVKLLDQQYQVVSHWSATGRPVGMCEITPSEVAVTLNGPDTNTHEVQFITVNNRKLVMGKKLQLQHICGSIAFQQGDLYITSRTALYMYTLSGKFVSKMYEDTSGDMTVGSCAVSPTGDKLYINNCSKHKILTLARDGSVLANFTDPALRGVHVTPAGQVLVCGGQYPNVYIIQLDSEGKRKLATLATEKDGMGYPWSICYNRHTACIIVGLFENNSILVFKAQ from the exons ATGGCTGATTTCTACTGTGAATCTTGTGTGAAGTTTTACTGTGGAGAATGTGTTAACATGCACAAcaagttgtttacaaaacataccCCTTATGGAAGAGGAGCtatgaagaaatggccagtgGCCAAGAAGGTTGAAGATTTTCTTCTTAAATGTGATATTCATAAAGAAGAAAGCCTGAAAATGTATTGTGATGATCACAGTGAGCTGTGCTGCACAAATTGTGCATTCCTTAATCACAg ACTCTGCCAAAAGGTAAGTCTTATATCCGACAAAGTGAAAGGTCAGTCCACAGACCTTCAAAAACTGTCAGTTTCTATCAAAACTATTCtggaagaaataaaaaaacttcaAGAAAACCAAGAAGCTAGCATTCAATATGTTCAAAGTTCATATGATGAGCAGTTATACACAATACAGAAAACTCGCCAAAATATAAATACAGCCTTAGACACAATCGAACAGAAGACACTGAAGGAAATGAAAGATACTCTCACCAAACTTCATGCCTCTTCCAAAAGTGATGTTGACAAATGCATCAGGCTTAGGGATGAATTGAAACAACTTCGTGACGCCATACAGGATATCAGTGATAAAAGCAAACTGGAACTATCCTTTATAGCCACCAGGAAATGCAAGGATAAAATACAGCAGTCTGAAACCTATCTGAAGGAAAATTCTCTTCTGGCTAAAGTTTCAATAACATTTCTGCCTAACCGTGAAATTATACAGTACTTGTCTAAACTGTCTGGTCTTGGACAGATTGAACACAGTACCCAGACATTGATGGGGCAAGATAATCCAAATAAGGTAATCACTGTGCAGGGGAAGTCTGAACATAATGTAAGAATATCAAGTGATTCAACGGAATGCATTATCACAGCCATCTGTATACTACCAGACAGAAAGGTCCTGGTTGTAGACAACGATAATGCGAATGTCAAGCTTCttgaccagcagtaccaggtggtgagtcactggagTGCTACTGGCAGGCCAGTGGGTATGTGtgagatcacacccagtgaggtggcTGTGACTCTTAATGGTCCAGATACAAACACACATGAGGTCCAGTTCATCACAGTAAACAACAGGAAGCTGGTGATGGGAAAAAAGCTTCAGTTACAACACATATGTGGAAGTATTGCCTTCCAACAAGGAGACCTGTATATTACTTCTAGAACTGCCCTGTACATGTACACACTCAGTGGGAAATTTGTCAGCAAGATGTATGAGGATACATCAGGTGATATGACAG TAGGCAgttgtgctgtgagtcccacaggggacaagtTGTACATCAATAACTGCTCTAAGCACAAGATTCTTACCCTTGCCAGGGATGGTTCAGTCCTGGCCAACTTCACTGACCCTGCACTACGTGGTGTACACGTgacacctgcaggccaggtgctggtatgTGGAGGCCAATACCCCAACGTCTATATCATACAGTTGGACAGTGAGGGAAAAAGGAAGCTGGCCACTCTTGCTACGGAGAAGGATGGAATGGGTTACCCATGGTCAATCTGCTACAACAGACACACCGCCTGCATAATTGTCGGACTTTTTGAAAACAACAGTATCCTG GTGTTCAAAGCACAATAG
- the LOC127880594 gene encoding uncharacterized protein LOC127880594 isoform X1, protein MADFYCESCVKFYCGECVNMHNKLFTKHTPYGRGAMKKWPVAKKVEDFLLKCDIHKEESLKMYCDDHSELCCTNCAFLNHRLCQKVSLISDKVKGQSTDLQKLSVSIKTILEEIKKLQENQEASIQYVQSSYDEQLYTIQKTRQNINTALDTIEQKTLKEMKDTLTKLHASSKSDVDKCIRLRDELKQLRDAIQDISDKSKLELSFIATRKCKDKIQQSETYLKENSLLAKVSITFLPNREIIQYLSKLSGLGQIEHSTQTLMGQDNPNKVITVQGKSEHNVRISSDSTECIITAICILPDRKVLVVDNDNANVKLLDQQYQVVSHWSATGRPVGMCEITPSEVAVTLNGPDTNTHEVQFITVNNRKLVMGKKLQLQHICGSIAFQQGDLYITSRTALYMYTLSGKFVSKMYEDTSGDMTVGSCAVSPTGDKLYINNCSKHKILTLARDGSVLANFTDPALRGVHVTPAGQVLVCGGQYPNVYIIQLDSEGKRKLATLATEKDGMGYPWSICYNRHTACIIVGLFENNSILVFKVQ, encoded by the exons ATGGCTGATTTCTACTGTGAATCTTGTGTGAAGTTTTACTGTGGAGAATGTGTTAACATGCACAAcaagttgtttacaaaacataccCCTTATGGAAGAGGAGCtatgaagaaatggccagtgGCCAAGAAGGTTGAAGATTTTCTTCTTAAATGTGATATTCATAAAGAAGAAAGCCTGAAAATGTATTGTGATGATCACAGTGAGCTGTGCTGCACAAATTGTGCATTCCTTAATCACAg ACTCTGCCAAAAGGTAAGTCTTATATCCGACAAAGTGAAAGGTCAGTCCACAGACCTTCAAAAACTGTCAGTTTCTATCAAAACTATTCtggaagaaataaaaaaacttcaAGAAAACCAAGAAGCTAGCATTCAATATGTTCAAAGTTCATATGATGAGCAGTTATACACAATACAGAAAACTCGCCAAAATATAAATACAGCCTTAGACACAATCGAACAGAAGACACTGAAGGAAATGAAAGATACTCTCACCAAACTTCATGCCTCTTCCAAAAGTGATGTTGACAAATGCATCAGGCTTAGGGATGAATTGAAACAACTTCGTGACGCCATACAGGATATCAGTGATAAAAGCAAACTGGAACTATCCTTTATAGCCACCAGGAAATGCAAGGATAAAATACAGCAGTCTGAAACCTATCTGAAGGAAAATTCTCTTCTGGCTAAAGTTTCAATAACATTTCTGCCTAACCGTGAAATTATACAGTACTTGTCTAAACTGTCTGGTCTTGGACAGATTGAACACAGTACCCAGACATTGATGGGGCAAGATAATCCAAATAAGGTAATCACTGTGCAGGGGAAGTCTGAACATAATGTAAGAATATCAAGTGATTCAACGGAATGCATTATCACAGCCATCTGTATACTACCAGACAGAAAGGTCCTGGTTGTAGACAACGATAATGCGAATGTCAAGCTTCttgaccagcagtaccaggtggtgagtcactggagTGCTACTGGCAGGCCAGTGGGTATGTGtgagatcacacccagtgaggtggcTGTGACTCTTAATGGTCCAGATACAAACACACATGAGGTCCAGTTCATCACAGTAAACAACAGGAAGCTGGTGATGGGAAAAAAGCTTCAGTTACAACACATATGTGGAAGTATTGCCTTCCAACAAGGAGACCTGTATATTACTTCTAGAACTGCCCTGTACATGTACACACTCAGTGGGAAATTTGTCAGCAAGATGTATGAGGATACATCAGGTGATATGACAG TAGGCAgttgtgctgtgagtcccacaggggacaagtTGTACATCAATAACTGCTCTAAGCACAAGATTCTTACCCTTGCCAGGGATGGTTCAGTCCTGGCCAACTTCACTGACCCTGCACTACGTGGTGTACACGTgacacctgcaggccaggtgctggtatgTGGAGGCCAATACCCCAACGTCTATATCATACAGTTGGACAGTGAGGGAAAAAGGAAGCTGGCCACTCTTGCTACGGAGAAGGATGGAATGGGTTACCCATGGTCAATCTGCTACAACAGACACACCGCCTGCATAATTGTCGGACTTTTTGAAAACAACAGTATCCTGGTGTTCAAAGTACAATAG